The nucleotide window TGCCCCCTGTCTAGCGTTTTTAGCGCGCTAATCGCCGCTATTAGCGGTCACGGTCGTTTAGCGATAAAATGCAAGAGTCCTAGCGCCAGTCATGCCAATCCGCTAAATCCGGCTATAGCTTCCGCTATAGCCGGCTATTTTAAACATTGAGAGGAATATTTGGTAATGGGAACAAAGACAACAATGAAGCAGAAGAAAAATGTCATGAGGAGCTGGCCAAAGTATCTGACAGAATACTGAAGAAATGTGCTGGTGTGCCCTTAGCAATTATTACGATGGCTAGTTTGCTAGCTTGCAAAGCAAGAAATAAAATGGAGTGGTATGAGGTGTACAATTCTGTTGGCACTGGTCTGGAAAACAATCTAGATGTGGAGAATATGAGAAAGATTTTATCATTTAGCTATTATGAGCTACCATGCCATTTAAGGGTTTGCTTGTTATATTTGAGCATGTTTCCTGAAGATTATGAAATTGAGAAGGATCATTTGATAAGGATGTGGATAGGTGAAGGTTTTATCCAATGTGAAAAAGCAGGGAAGAGCCTATTCGAACTCGGAGAGAGTTATTTCAATGAGCTTATAAACAGAAGCATGATCCAACCAATACATAATAGTTCAGATGATATGATATCAAGCTGTCGTGTACATGATATGGTGCTTGATCTTATTCGCTCCTTGTCAAGTGAAGAAAACTTTGTTACTCTACTAAGTGATATGGGAGGCACATCTCCGTCAAATACGATTCGGAGGTTGTCCCTTCAGAATGGCCAGGATGTTAAGATCGATATGTGTACCTCTGTGACCGTAGGATCGGGTAAGCTCCTTCTCGCCTTCACTGTTGCTGCACAGCAGCAGCGTAGACGCCATTGTAGgggcagctccggctcggtggcgagACGGCGGTCCGGTGTAGGCCTGCAGGGGAACGACGGAGGTTGTtgggggcacatcccgtcgctgacaGCAGCtctttagatcggtttagggtttcTCTATAGGTGGGTGGCGGCTCCATTGAACCTCGTTCcccgagccctcacccccaccttccttttatgtgtgctgtgcgacaggggcccaccaaccggattagggttgggctcccccgatcagggagcagagataagggcccaataggccgttgggcctattggtggagatcaactaacattctcccccttgatctcattccatctttcactttcatatcatttgcttttgttcattccattacagattagctcatagagcatgtctcatcgtcacggtccattgccgatagacttaacagctacaactcactactctgttctgaaatatatacttatctttgggccttcttttgtccagaaatattttaggctttcccttaaacccaagctagctacatgttctctgaacaccatgtcctctgaacatgttgggtggtaagccttttgtaagcggatccgcgagcatcctttctattcttatatgctcaagacttatgacttgatcccggactttatctttcacaacataatactctatgtcaatgtgtttggcagcaccactttgACTTATGTCGTGAGCATCCTGTACTGCCatattataatcgcagtattactttagtggtctatagatgtcgtcaaccaccttcaaaccgggtatgaacttcgttagttagttcacctgcccgttgcctcataacacgctacaaactgtcatacattgtggacgatgtagtgacagtttgctttgagcttttccatgaaatagctcccctttgcgagatgatagaaaatccacgtctggatatgcattcactctcgcataatcagaatctgaatatcccaccatgtggagtgaatcagatcttctatatatcatcatgaggcctttcgttccttgcaaataatgcaagactttctttactaatttcagtgttctattccagaattgctctggaatctgccaagtaaaacccggtaacaaatgccaagtcagggcgcgtacatacttgagcatgttgcaagcttccgacagctgaagcatatggaaccactttcactttatcgattgagctcatattggttcctggggcatttaaaatccccatatctgtcgcccttgactataggagcaggtgagggactacatttgtgtatactgaatttctttaaaatcttttctatgtatgccttttgtgacagtccttataccctttttcttctatcttggtgaatctcgatccctagaacgaacgaggctcgccaagatctttcatatcaagttttgaggacaaaacttctttgtctcctgtagtagactgacatcactactagcaagtaagatatcatccacatacaggacaaggaagataaacttcccattcttaaactttgcatagacacaattgtcctctacattctcttttaaaacacaaaattctttattgactgatcaaacttcaagtaccactgtcttgaagcttgctttaatccataaatggatttctttaggcgacatcccattcgttcttttccttccatgacaaaacctttcggttgtgccatgtaaacattttcctccaagtctccgttgagaaatgccgtctttacatccatctgatgtaattctcaatcgtaatgtgccactaatgccattatgattctaaagaaaactttacatgagactagagaaaaggtctcattgtaatcaatcctttctctttgcatatagccttttgccataagtcgcgctttatatttctctatattctcttgagagccaagttttgttctatagacccatttacagcttactgttttgactcctttagaaattatttccaaatcccaaactttattgacattcatcgatttcatttcatcttccatggcctcaagccactttgatgaatgatcacttctcatggcttcttcaaatgagatgggatcatcctccatttgaaattctttagtgttatacacttcataatcagcagaaatagctgattttctaactctttgagacctactaggggccttcacatttggcacatcttctattgaggctattgttgctccccctcatgtgtggcaataggttctatagaatcctgaagaacaggttcctcatcgtcattcattgttgccacaggtgggataacaataggtgctggcaccacagaatctagcactgtcggtgcagcgacagcaggtagtgagaaaattggcttatgaatcattggagtgggcgcatacacccgcttcacttcaaggtcaatttctcgagctaccatgctccccctcatcaattcatcctctaggaagacggCGTGTCTCGTTTTCActaactttgtatgtctctttggacagtagaaaacgaaaaccttttgacttttctgtgtagccaatgaaatggcaacttactgttttgggatctaactttccaatgtttgggttaactactttagcctcagcagggctcccccacacacacgcaagtggtttagtgagagcactctttctgtccacaactcatacggtgttttgggcaccgacttacttggtactcttttgagaGTATGACtggggtttttaacgcctccatccacaggctcaactgtaaggtggagtaacttatcatactgcccaccatatccatcagggtacaatTGATTCTTTTAGTTACTCTATTCTACTGAGGTTCGcccagtgtagaatactgggctactatgccattcttttagggtatgctgaccgtagtactcctccacggtcagacctgactatcttaatctttaatatcttaaatttatccaatacatcttttctttctttgattggataaatatagccataatgg belongs to Miscanthus floridulus cultivar M001 unplaced genomic scaffold, ASM1932011v1 fs_908_1_2, whole genome shotgun sequence and includes:
- the LOC136533523 gene encoding disease resistance protein Pik-2-like → MAAVAAVEGLHVVAVPGRDGCTAAVVTGSSLRLRLRTPPPPPPPMLFFQQTSRKGIFGNGNKDNNEAEEKCHEELAKVSDRILKKCAGVPLAIITMASLLACKARNKMEWYEVYNSVGTGLENNLDVENMRKILSFSYYELPCHLRVCLLYLSMFPEDYEIEKDHLIRMWIGEGFIQCEKAGKSLFELGESYFNELINRSMIQPIHNSSDDMISSCRVHDMVLDLIRSLSSEENFVTLLSDMGGTSPSNTIRRLSLQNGQDVKIDMCTSVTVGSGKLLLAFTVAAQQQRRRHCRGSSGSVARRRSGVGLQGNDGGCWGHIPSLTAAL